In a single window of the Pongo abelii isolate AG06213 chromosome 1, NHGRI_mPonAbe1-v2.0_pri, whole genome shotgun sequence genome:
- the SCNN1D gene encoding amiloride-sensitive sodium channel subunit delta isoform X2, which produces MAEHRSMDGRTEAATRGGSHLQAAPQTPPRPGPPSAPPLPPKEGHQEGLVELPASFQELLTFFCTNATIHGAIRLVCSRGNRLKTTSWGLLSLGALVALCWQLGLLFERHWHRPVLMAVSVHSERKLLPLVTLCDGNPRRPSPVLRHLELLDEFARENIDSLYNVNFSKGRAALSAAVPRHEPRFHLDREIRLQRLSHSGSRVRVGFRLCNSTGGDCFYRSYASGVAAIQDWYHLHYVDILALLPTVWEDSHGSQDGRFVLSCSYDGMDCQTRQFRTFHHPTYGSCYTVDGVWTAQRPGITHGVGLVLRVEQQPHLPLLSTRAGIKVMVHGRNHTPFLGHHSFSIRPGTEATISIREDEVHRLGSPYGHCTGHGEGVEVELLHNTSYTRQACLVSCFQQLMVETCLCGYLLHPLPAGAEYCSSARHPAWGHCFYRLYQDLETHRLPCTSRCPRPCRESAFKLSAGTSRWPSAKSAGWTLAALGEQGLPRQSHRQRRNLAKINVVYQELNYRSVEEAPVYSVPQLLSAMGSLCSLWFGASVLSLLELLELLLDASALTLLLGGRRLRRAWFSWPRASPASGASNIKPEASQMPTPAGGTSDDPGPSGPHLPRMMLPGVLARVSAEESWAGPQPLETLDT; this is translated from the exons ATGGCTGAGCACCGAAGCATGGACGGGAGAACGGAAGCAGCCACACGGGGGGGCTCCCACCTCCAG GCTGCACCCCAGACGCCCCCCAGGCCGGGGCCACCATCAGCACCACCGCTGCCGCCCAAGGAGGGGCACCAGGAGGGGCTGGTGGAGCTGCCCGCCTCGTTCCAGGAGCTGCTCACCTTCTTCTGCACCAACGCCACCATCCACGGCGCCATCCGCCTGGTCTGCTCCCGCGGGAACCGCCTCAAGACGACGTCCTGGGGGCTGCTGTCCCTGGGAGCCCTGGTCGCGCTCTGCTGGCAGCTGGGGCTCCTCTTTGAGCGTCACTGGCACCGCCCAGTCCTCATGGCCGTCTCTGTGCACTCAGAGCGCAAGCTACTCCCACTGGTCACCCTGTGTGACGGGAACCCACGCCG GCCGAGTCCGGTCCTCCGCCATCTGGAGCTGCTGGACGAATTTGCCAGGGAGAACATTGACTCCCTGTACAATGTCAACTTCAGCAAAGGCAGAGCCGCCCTCTCCGCCGCTGTCCCCCGCCACGAGCCCCGCTTCCACCTGGACCGGGAGATCCGTCTGCAGAGGCTGAGCCACTCGGGCAGCCGGGTCAGAGTGGGGTTCAGACTG tGCAACAGCACGGGGGGCGACTGCTTTTACCGCAGCTATGCATCAGGCGTGGCGGCCATCCAGGACTGGTACCACCTCCACTATGTGGATATCCTGGCCCTGCTGCCCACGGTGTGGGAGGACAGCCACGGGAGCCAGGACGGCCGCTTCGTCCTCTCCTGCAGTTATGACGGCATGGACTGCCAGACCCG ACAGTTCCGGACCTTCCACCACCCCACCTACGGCAGCTGCTACACGGTTGATGGCGTCTGGACAGCTCAGCGCCCCGGCATCACCCACG gaGTCGGCCTCGTCCTCAGGGTTGAGCAGCAGCCTCACCTCCCTCTGCTGTCCACGAGGGCCGGCATCAAGGTCATGGTTCATGGCCGTAACCACACGCCCTTCCTGGGGCACCACAGCTTCAGCATCCGGCCAGGGACGGAGGCCACCATCAGCATCCGAGAG GATGAGGTGCACCGGCTCGGGAGCCCCTACGGCCACTGCACGGGACACGGGGAAGGCGTGGAGGTGGAGCTGCTACACAACACCTCCTACACCAGGCAG GCCTGCCTGGTGTCCTGCTTCCAGCAGCTGATGGTGGAGACCTGCCTCTGTGGCTACCTCCTCCACCCTCTGCCGGCGGGGGCTGAGTACTGCAGCTCTGCCCGGCACCCTGCTTGGG GACACTGCTTCTACCGCCTCTACCAGGACCTGGAGACCCACCGGCTCCCCTGTACGTCCCGCTGCCCCAGGCCCTGCAG GGAGTCTGCATTCAAGCTCTCCGCTGGGACCTCCAGGTGGCCTTCCGCCAAGTCAGCT GGCTGGACTCTAGCTGCGCTAGGTGAACAGGGGCTGCCGCGTCAGAGCCACAGACAGAG GCGCAACCTGGCCAAAATCAACGTTGTCTACCAGGAGCTCAACTACCGCTCAGTGGAGGAGGCGCCGGTGTACTCG GTGCCGCAGCTGCTCTCGGCCATGGGCAGCCTCTGCAGCCTGTGGTTTGGGGCCTCCGTCCTCTCCCTCCTGGAGCTCCTGGAGCTGCTGCTCGATGCTTCTGCCCTCACCCTGCTGCTAGGCGGCCGCCGGCTCCGCAGGGCGTGGTTCTCCTGGCCCAGAGCCAGCCCTGCCTCAGGGGCGTCCAACATCAAGCCAGAGGCCAGTCAGATGCCCACGCCTGCAGGTGGGACGTCAGACGACCCGGGGCCCAGTGGGCCTCATCTCCCACGGATGATGCTTCCAGGGGTTCTGGCAAGAGTCTCAGCAGAAGAGAGTTGGGCTGGGCCCCAGCCCCTTGAGACTCTGGACACCTGA
- the SCNN1D gene encoding amiloride-sensitive sodium channel subunit delta isoform X1, translating to MAEHRSMDGRTEAATRGGSHLQAAPQTPPRPGPPSAPPLPPKEGHQEGLVELPASFQELLTFFCTNATIHGAIRLVCSRGNRLKTTSWGLLSLGALVALCWQLGLLFERHWHRPVLMAVSVHSERKLLPLVTLCDGNPRRPSPVLRHLELLDEFARENIDSLYNVNFSKGRAALSAAVPRHEPRFHLDREIRLQRLSHSGSRVRVGFRLCNSTGGDCFYRSYASGVAAIQDWYHLHYVDILALLPTVWEDSHGSQDGRFVLSCSYDGMDCQTRQFRTFHHPTYGSCYTVDGVWTAQRPGITHGVGLVLRVEQQPHLPLLSTRAGIKVMVHGRNHTPFLGHHSFSIRPGTEATISIREDEVHRLGSPYGHCTGHGEGVEVELLHNTSYTRQACLVSCFQQLMVETCLCGYLLHPLPAGAEYCSSARHPAWGESCSLPPTLPAMSGWSRRASHMPLTPPQGHCFYRLYQDLETHRLPCTSRCPRPCRESAFKLSAGTSRWPSAKSAGWTLAALGEQGLPRQSHRQRRNLAKINVVYQELNYRSVEEAPVYSVPQLLSAMGSLCSLWFGASVLSLLELLELLLDASALTLLLGGRRLRRAWFSWPRASPASGASNIKPEASQMPTPAGGTSDDPGPSGPHLPRMMLPGVLARVSAEESWAGPQPLETLDT from the exons ATGGCTGAGCACCGAAGCATGGACGGGAGAACGGAAGCAGCCACACGGGGGGGCTCCCACCTCCAG GCTGCACCCCAGACGCCCCCCAGGCCGGGGCCACCATCAGCACCACCGCTGCCGCCCAAGGAGGGGCACCAGGAGGGGCTGGTGGAGCTGCCCGCCTCGTTCCAGGAGCTGCTCACCTTCTTCTGCACCAACGCCACCATCCACGGCGCCATCCGCCTGGTCTGCTCCCGCGGGAACCGCCTCAAGACGACGTCCTGGGGGCTGCTGTCCCTGGGAGCCCTGGTCGCGCTCTGCTGGCAGCTGGGGCTCCTCTTTGAGCGTCACTGGCACCGCCCAGTCCTCATGGCCGTCTCTGTGCACTCAGAGCGCAAGCTACTCCCACTGGTCACCCTGTGTGACGGGAACCCACGCCG GCCGAGTCCGGTCCTCCGCCATCTGGAGCTGCTGGACGAATTTGCCAGGGAGAACATTGACTCCCTGTACAATGTCAACTTCAGCAAAGGCAGAGCCGCCCTCTCCGCCGCTGTCCCCCGCCACGAGCCCCGCTTCCACCTGGACCGGGAGATCCGTCTGCAGAGGCTGAGCCACTCGGGCAGCCGGGTCAGAGTGGGGTTCAGACTG tGCAACAGCACGGGGGGCGACTGCTTTTACCGCAGCTATGCATCAGGCGTGGCGGCCATCCAGGACTGGTACCACCTCCACTATGTGGATATCCTGGCCCTGCTGCCCACGGTGTGGGAGGACAGCCACGGGAGCCAGGACGGCCGCTTCGTCCTCTCCTGCAGTTATGACGGCATGGACTGCCAGACCCG ACAGTTCCGGACCTTCCACCACCCCACCTACGGCAGCTGCTACACGGTTGATGGCGTCTGGACAGCTCAGCGCCCCGGCATCACCCACG gaGTCGGCCTCGTCCTCAGGGTTGAGCAGCAGCCTCACCTCCCTCTGCTGTCCACGAGGGCCGGCATCAAGGTCATGGTTCATGGCCGTAACCACACGCCCTTCCTGGGGCACCACAGCTTCAGCATCCGGCCAGGGACGGAGGCCACCATCAGCATCCGAGAG GATGAGGTGCACCGGCTCGGGAGCCCCTACGGCCACTGCACGGGACACGGGGAAGGCGTGGAGGTGGAGCTGCTACACAACACCTCCTACACCAGGCAG GCCTGCCTGGTGTCCTGCTTCCAGCAGCTGATGGTGGAGACCTGCCTCTGTGGCTACCTCCTCCACCCTCTGCCGGCGGGGGCTGAGTACTGCAGCTCTGCCCGGCACCCTGCTTGGGGTGAGTCCTGCTCACTGCCTCCCACTCTGCCAGCCATGAGTGGGTGGTCACGGCGAGCCTCACACATGCCTCTGACCCCTCCCCAAGGACACTGCTTCTACCGCCTCTACCAGGACCTGGAGACCCACCGGCTCCCCTGTACGTCCCGCTGCCCCAGGCCCTGCAG GGAGTCTGCATTCAAGCTCTCCGCTGGGACCTCCAGGTGGCCTTCCGCCAAGTCAGCT GGCTGGACTCTAGCTGCGCTAGGTGAACAGGGGCTGCCGCGTCAGAGCCACAGACAGAG GCGCAACCTGGCCAAAATCAACGTTGTCTACCAGGAGCTCAACTACCGCTCAGTGGAGGAGGCGCCGGTGTACTCG GTGCCGCAGCTGCTCTCGGCCATGGGCAGCCTCTGCAGCCTGTGGTTTGGGGCCTCCGTCCTCTCCCTCCTGGAGCTCCTGGAGCTGCTGCTCGATGCTTCTGCCCTCACCCTGCTGCTAGGCGGCCGCCGGCTCCGCAGGGCGTGGTTCTCCTGGCCCAGAGCCAGCCCTGCCTCAGGGGCGTCCAACATCAAGCCAGAGGCCAGTCAGATGCCCACGCCTGCAGGTGGGACGTCAGACGACCCGGGGCCCAGTGGGCCTCATCTCCCACGGATGATGCTTCCAGGGGTTCTGGCAAGAGTCTCAGCAGAAGAGAGTTGGGCTGGGCCCCAGCCCCTTGAGACTCTGGACACCTGA